The following coding sequences are from one Schizosaccharomyces osmophilus chromosome 1, complete sequence window:
- the hus5 gene encoding SUMO conjugating enzyme E2 Hus5, translating to MSSLCKTRLQEERKQWRRDHPFGFFAKPSKSPDGGLDLMNWTVGIPGKPKTSWEGGLYKLTMTFPEEYPTRPPKCRFTPPLFHPNVYPSGTVCLSILNEEEGWKPAITIKQILLGIQDLLNDPNIASPAQTEAYTMFKKDKVEYERRVRAQAKENAP from the exons ATGTCGTCTCTTTGTAAAACTCGACTTCAAGAGGAGCGCAAACAATGGAGGAGAGACCACCCATTT GGTTTTTTTGCAAAGCCTAGCAAATCCCCCGATGGCGGTCTTGACTTAATGAACTGGACAGTCGGAATTCCTGGTAAACCTAAAACTTCTTGGGAAGGAGGTCTCTATAAATTAACTATGACTTTCCCTGAAG AATACCCAACGCGTCCTCCAAAGT GCAGATTTACTCCACCTTTGTTCCACCCAAATGTTTATCCTTCTGGCACTGTTTGTCTTTCTATcttaaatgaagaagaaggttGGAAGCCTGCTATCACCATTAAACAA ATCTTACTAGGGATTCAAGATTTATTGAATGATCCCAATATTGCTTCCCCAGCTCAAACCGAGGCTTATACAATGTTCAA aaaagacaaagtaGAATACGAAAGGCGTGTCCGCGCGCAAgccaaagaaaatgcaCCATAA
- the alg10 gene encoding dolichyl-phosphate-glucose-glycolipid alpha-glucosyltransferase Alg10: MSIQKGRLVRAVYGAGAGSNLVKLWILITLVSFLLVNRYVDIPYMDEIFHVSQAQRYCNQDWRWDPAITTPPGLYLLSYFLKTILGCNLFHLRFLNFALGVIGMPVILFDISTQLNTKSRGFPLVLSSLPPLWFSFLLYYTDTASTVITLLAYDLALRNAAISSSVFCFFSLFFRQTNILWVGYIIYTLITNDLSFYNPKLSEATFIDFLLAITSFIGSLLRNMRKIWRRILPFAFVIAFSLGFLICNGGIVLGDKSNHKPVIHLSQINYFIAFLFIFSFPSCLSPQLKRAFWKTKIHSHLFSRITLLLLPLLFLIIKYNTIMHPFLLADNRHYVFYVFNRFRRYWWLKYLGAPVYALCYNLFIKEVSHHMSVLDFTVMTLATLLTLVPAPLVEFRYFILPCLFWRIKVPWQSKNALLTEFIFHMSLNAISVYIFVYRPFVWPSETENLQRFMW; the protein is encoded by the exons ATGAGTATACAAAAGGGCCGTCTGGTAAGGGCAGTATATGGAGCCGGTGCAGGCTCAAACCTCGTCAAATTGTGGATCCTGATAACCCTTGTATCATTTCTCTTGGTTAATCGCTATGTCGATATTCCTTATATGGATGAAATCTTTCATGTCTCCCAAGCACAAAGATATTGCAATCAGGATTGGAGATGGGATCCAGCCATTACTACTCCTCCAGGTCTATACTTGCTGTCTTACTTTTTAAAGACTATACTTGGGTgtaatttgtttcatcttcGTTTTCTGAATTTTGCCCTCGGGGTTATTGGTATGCCGgtcattttgtttgataTCAGCACACAGTTGAACACTAAGAGTCGTGGGTTCCCATTAGTCCTTTCCTCTTTACCTCCATTATGGTTCAGTTTCCTACTTTATTATACCGATACCGCTAGTACTGTAATAACTTTATTAGCTTATGATTTGGCACTAAGGAATGCCGCCATATCAAGTTCtgtcttttgcttttttagtTTGTTCTTCCGGCAAACAAACATTCTTTGGGTCGGCTATATAATATATACTTTGATTACCAATGATTTGTCATTTTATAATCCTAAATTGTCTGAAGCAACCTTTATCGATTTCCTTTTGGCAAttacttcttttattgGAAGCCTCCTGAGAAATAtgagaaaaatttggagAAGAATACTTCCATTTGCCTTTGTCATTGCTTTTTCGTTGGGCTTTTTAATATGTAATGGAGGTATTGTTTTAGGCGATAAATCAAATCACAAACCAGTTATTCATCTCTCCCAGATAAACTATTTTATtgcctttttatttattttttctttcccaTCTTGCTTGTCTCCGCAGTTGAAAAGGGCATTctggaaaacaaagattcATTCTCATCTATTTTCGCGCATAActcttttgcttcttcccTTGCTGTTTCTTATCATTAAATATAATAC AATTATGCACCCGTTTCTTCTTGCCGATAATCGCCATTATGTGTTCTATGTATTTAATCGATTCCGCAGATACTGGTGGTTAAAATACCTTGGAGCACCAGTATATGCTTTATGttacaatttatttattaaagaaGTTTCTCATCACATGTCTGTCTTAGATTTTACTGTCATGACGCTGGCTACTTTGCTCACATTAGTACCAGCTCCCTTGGTCGAATTTCGATACTTCATTCTTCCATGTTTATTTTGGCGGATAAAGGTTCCCTGGCaatcaaaaaatgcttTATTGACAGAATTCATTTTCCATATGTCCCTGAACGCTATCAGCGTGTATATATTCGTATATCGCCCATTTGTTTGGCCTTCTGAGACAGAAAACTTACAAAGGTTTATGTGGTAG
- the mud1 gene encoding UBA domain protein Mud1 yields MDIFYLVYFLTHFVAAIFVDLPISEWVQDKYPSLSAVRRFYLNNYDDPILKSHAPWQYGLFVSEALIQLPYFLWASYSIWKDTQSPVLWLSMLMYGIHAATTTWICIFELYAQQKWILISFYLPYLVIPLLMAKMNQLSVEEIRRTILSTPILLNRVQSEFPQLAEVLEDPERFASIWQTLNFSQLLSTPQSSGPAPLSMPTIPDDQLFDVEVQRKIEEQIHQSNIAENMQNAIENHPEVFGQVYMLFVDVEINGHKVKAFVDSGAQATILSADCASRCGLTRLLDTRFSGVAKGVGMAKILGSVHSAPLKIGSLFLPCRFTVIEGRDVDMLLGLDMLRRYQACIDLENNVLRIHGQEVSFLGESEIPKMHVASQAPGVEASPSDAPASNTSSGMRLGTKNDTKPSPSASVASSTPNNPIVNVSGDPAVESKIAQLTGMGFDPLEAAQALDAANGDVDVAASFLL; encoded by the exons ATGGATATCTTTTACCtggtttattttctaaCTCACTTTGTTGCTGCAATCTTTGTCGATCTTCCAATCTCTGAATGGGTGCAAGACAAATATCCTTCCCTTTCAGCTGTTCGACGCTTTTATTTGAACAACTATGATGATCCAATTCTAAAAAGCCATGCTCCATGGCAATATGGTTTATTCGTTTCTGAAGCACTCATCCAGCTTCCGTATTTTTTATGGGCCTCCTATAGCATCTGGAAAGACACACAAAGTCCTGTATTATGGCTTTCGATGTTGATGTATGGAATCCATGCTGCCACGACAACTTGGATCTGTATCTTTGAACTTTATGCTCAacaaaaatggattttaatttctttttacctTCCTTATTTGGTGATTCCTTTGTTGATGGCG aaaatgaatcaatTATCTGTTGAAGAGATACGCCGAACTATTTTATCCACACCAATACTTTTAAATCGCGTACAAAGCGAATTCCCACAATTAGCAGAAGTTTTAGAAGATCCTGAGCGATTTGCATCTATTTGGCAAACATTAAATTTTTCACAACTCCTATCAACACCTCAGTCGTCTGGTCCCGCTCCCCTTTCTATGCCTACGATTCCT GATGATCAATTGTTCGATGTAGAAGTCCAAcgaaaaattgaagagcAAATTCATCAATCCAATATAGCAGAAAATATGCAAAACGCCATTGAAAATCACCCAGAGGTTTTCGGGCAAGTATATATGCTTTTTGTCGACGTTGAGATTAATGGACACAAAGTAAAAGCTTTCGTAGACTCAGGGGCTCAGGCTACCATTTTGTCTGCCGACTGTGCTTCACGCTGTGGATTGACTCGATTATTGGATACGAGGTTTTCAGGTGTCGCAAAGGGTGTAGGCATGGCAAAAATACTAGGCTCTGTACACAGTGCTCCTTTGAAAATTGGGAGCctgtttcttccttgtcGTTTTACTGTCATTGAGGGTCGCGACGTTGATATGCTTCTTGGTTTAGACATGTTACGCAGATATCAAGCATGCATcgatttggaaaataacGTTCTTCGAATTCATGGACAAGAGGTTTCTTTCTTAGGGGAATCTGAAATTCCGAAAATGCATGTTGCTTCTCAAGCACCCGGAGTCGAGGCTAGTCCTTCGGACGCTCCTGCATCTAATACCTCTAGTGGAATGCGTTTGGGTACGAAAAATGATACCAAACCATCTCCAAGTGCTTCTGTGGCTTCAAGTACCCCTAATAATCCTATCGTTAATGTATCAGGGGATCCTGCGGTTGAATCAAAGATTGCTCAGCTTACCGGTATGGGCTTTGATCCGTTAGAAGCAGCTCAGGCTTTGGATGCGGCTAATGGAGACGTTGATGTTGCAGCTTCTTTCCTTCTGTAA
- the rrp8 gene encoding rRNA methyltransferase Rrp8, producing MFQVNWDLGSAPPKRQEPKEYKKRKNQTEKAKPELIKNKDSKGQEPSTKKQKQEQKESEKFAIESKQPSPAQQGDKKLANEDSLTMLQKKMKGKLDGAKFRWINERLYTTESEDAVKLFRDSPDMFEVYHAGFRHQIENWPENPVDVFIRFLKERYDKKKRPVNVVDLGCGEAKIAATFEASKHIQVQSFDLVSANKFIVASDISNLPLEDGSVDIAIFCLSLMGTNWQSFLQEAHRVLKPQTGQLWVAEIKSRFSDKSGKVFAQELPKMGFENTSLALGNKMFTLFEFVKRPLLEKPQTLPPILNACIYKRR from the coding sequence ATGTTTCAGGTAAATTGGGATTTAGGAAGTGCTCCGCCGAAAAGGCAAGAGCCcaaagaatataaaaaaagaaagaatcagACCGAAAAGGCAAAACCTGAATTGATAAAGAACAAGGACTCGAAAGGTCAAGAaccatcaacaaaaaagcagaaacaagaacaaaaggaaagcgAGAAGTTTGCAATTGAAAGCAAGCAACCATCTCCTGCTCAGCAAGGCGATAAAAAGTTAGCAAATGAAGATTCTTTGACGatgcttcaaaagaaaatgaaagggAAATTAGATGGTGCTAAATTTCGATGGATCAATGAACGATTATACACGACAGAGAGCGAGGATGCTGTGAAACTTTTCCGGGATAGTCCAGACATGTTTGAAGTGTACCATGCCGGATTTCGACATCAGATTGAAAACTGGCCTGAAAATCCAGTTGACGTTTTTATTCgctttttgaaggaaaggTACGATAAAAAGAAGCGACCCGTTAACGTGGTAGATCTTGGATGTGGAGAAGCTAAAATTGCCGCAACTTTTGAGGCATCCAAGCATATCCAAGTACAAAGTTTTGATCTCGTTTCTGCAAACAAGTTTATTGTAGCTTCGGATATCTCGAATCTTCCTTTAGAGGATGGTAGCGTCGACATTGCCATCTTCTGTCTGAGTTTGATGGGAACGAATTGGCAATCATTTTTGCAGGAAGCCCACCGCGTTTTGAAGCCACAAACAGGGCAATTATGGGTTGCTGAAATTAAAAGTCGTTTTTCTGATAAAAGTGGTAAAGTCTTCGCTCAAGAACTCCCAAAAATGGGGTTTGAAAATACATCCCTTGCCTTGGGTAATAAAATGTTTACGCTTTTCGAGTTTGTCAAAAGACCTTTACTTGAAAAGCCACAGACTCTTCCTCCTATTCTTAATGCCTGCATCTACAAGCGTCGgtaa
- a CDS encoding KH domain RNA-binding protein, involved in splicing has product MSSSRHLGYQDEAFSEKRSRFSRDSASKERPRESRTYREDDRSLSPPAYKNRSSFNNESEKSTQKPPLDPVEAAAAAAKRVAESLRSGRSFDEEEKDAKKEQNSESSVPLPNAPAPPLPPNSQSELNDLVPPSIADIAGKVIEGEEVFTINVEINNVKNRYILVKSSTLSEIEHKSGVQLYSKGRYYPNKALASDRDPPLYLHIVASSTEDLSKALAELESWIHKDIGPLVDERRFRRRDDMDRNPSQGASPQGNSIPNESQGMRKRWNEEKVYINLTPTKGFHLRQAVVGPQGAYVKHIQQETRTRVQIKGQGSAFIEPSTNRESDEPLHLCIMSHDMNNIQKAKPLCEDLIANVHQQYQAWKTQYREGGQGSQAYKQSNRNHYSNRSSKAETPSNHGTPPISNVSPVANFSAPTSSTSNVAPATSIPAAAYPPGTSPAVPMVSPGMPYVYGAPGMSGPPGIDAPGVGISAMSAPGADPYAAFGGYNAYVQYYQQQIYAQSRGANPPQ; this is encoded by the coding sequence ATGTCGAGCTCAAGACATCTTGGTTATCAGGATGAAGccttttctgaaaaaagATCTCGCTTCTCCCGTGATTCGGCTTCTAAAGAACGTCCCAGAGAGTCTCGGACATACCGAGAAGACGATAGATCTTTGAGCCCTCCAGCTTATAAAAAtcgttcttcttttaataacGAAAGTGAGAAATCTACCCAAAAACCACCTTTGGACCCAGTGGAAGCTGCTGCCGCTGCTGCCAAACGTGTTGCAGAGTCATTACGATCTGGAAGATcctttgatgaagaagaaaaggatgctAAGAAAGAACAGAATTCAGAGAGTTCTGTCCCACTTCCCAATGCACCTGCTCCACCTCTTCCTCCTAATTCTCAGTCTGAGTTGAATGATTTGGTACCTCCCTCTATAGCTGATATAGCGGGGAAAGTTATTGAAGGGGAGGAAGTTTTTACTATTAATGTTGAGATAAATAATGTGAAGAATCGCTATATACTCGTAAAATCTTCCACGTTATCTGAAATTGAACATAAAAGTGGAGTTCAGTTGTATTCTAAAGGCCGCTATTACCCAAACAAAGCTCTAGCTTCTGATCGAGACCCTCCTTTATACCTCCATATAGTAGCAAGTTCCACAGAGGACTTGTCAAAAGCTCTAGCGGAATTAGAATCTTGGATACATAAAGACATTGGGCCCCTCGTAGACGAAAGAAGGTTTCGAAGACGAGATGATATGGATCGTAACCCATCTCAAGGTGCATCCCCTCAGGGAAACTCGATTCCAAATGAATCTCAAGGAATGCGTAAACGAtggaatgaagaaaaagtttataTCAATTTGACACCTACTAAAGGTTTCCATCTTCGTCAAGCAGTGGTCGGTCCTCAGGGTGCTTATGTAAAACATATTCAGCAAGAAACTCGTACTCGCGTACAAATAAAAGGACAAGGGTCTGCTTTTATTGAACCTTCTACTAACCGAGAATCTGACGAACCTCTACATTTGTGTATAATGAGCCACGATATGAAcaatattcaaaaagcgAAACCATTATGCGAGGATTTGATCGCCAATGTACATCAACAATACCAGGCTTGGAAAACCCAGTACAGAGAAGGCGGTCAAGGATCACAAGCATACAAACAGTCCAATCGTAACCATTACTCTAACCGCTCATCCAAGGCAGAAACACCTAGCAATCATGGAACTCCACCAATATCCAATGTCTCCCCTGTTGCTAACTTTAGTGCCCCTACGTCGTCTACGTCGAATGTTGCACCTGCCACTTCAATCCCGGCAGCGGCTTATCCTCCAGGTACGTCTCCTGCTGTTCCCATGGTTTCACCTGGTATGCCCTATGTATATGGGGCTCCTGGAATGTCTGGTCCTCCAGGAATTGATGCTCCGGGCGTTGGTATCTCAGCTATGTCTGCTCCTGGAGCAGATCCATATGCAGCTTTTGGAGGTTATAATGCCTATGTTCAATACTACCAACAACAAATCTATGCTCAAAGTCGTGGGGCGAATCCACCCCAATAA
- the met9 gene encoding methylenetetrahydrofolate reductase Met9 produces MKISDKLQDPGWKDKVTWSYEFFPPKTSTGIQNLYNRIDRMKEWGYPMFVDVTWGAGGSTSDLTPVIINVAQKDFQLDTCMHLTCTNMSGEMIRMALKKAYESGCRNVLALRGDPPKNETEWTQVEGGFRYAADLVRYIKKNYGDEICIGVAGYPEGYSPGDDIDRSINHLKEKVDAGASFIVTQMFYDADNFVEWVKKCRENGILVPIFPGIMPIQAWDSFIRRAKWSGVKIPQHFMDALVPVKDNDDDVRERGADLMVQFCQKLIDNGITRLHFYTMNLEKAVKMIIERLGLLVEELKQVTEKPENELTTNRTEIFPNGTKRANEDVRPIFWRTRLESYMSRTEQWDEFPHGRWGDSRSPAFGEFDPSRHGLRQSAAEILALWGSPKSYKELGELFVSYCTKKQTSLPWSDMPISEEAKVIQSQLENMNRRAYLTINSQPALNGVKSSDPVHGWGPTNGYVYQKPYVEFFVHPSLIEELKSSLHQMGDISYFFVSVSGKLDTNAAYEVPNAVTWGVFPNREVIQPTIVESTSFLAWKDEAYSLGMAWASAHDPKSETHKLLVSMMSSWVLCVIVDNNYERGQSLFDIFSKLRSLEDFHPELYNGVAK; encoded by the coding sequence atgaaaataagtGACAAACTTCAAGATCCGGGCTGGAAAGACAAAGTTACATGGAGCTATGAGTTTTTTCCACCGAAAACAAGCACAGGTATCCAAAATCTATACAATCGTATAGATCGCATGAAAGAATGGGGATATCCAATGTTCGTAGATGTGACCTGGGGTGCTGGCGGGTCTACTTCTGATTTGACTCCGGTGATTATAAATGTTGCTCAAAAGGATTTTCAGCTCGACACGTGCATGCATCTCACTTGTACAAATATGTCAGGCGAAATGATTAGAATGGCGTTGAAGAAAGCTTACGAGTCTGGTTGTCGTAATGTTTTGGCACTGAGAGGGGATCCACCCAAAAATGAAACCGAATGGACCCAAGTGGAAGGTGGCTTTCGCTATGCGGCAGATTTGGTTCgatatataaaaaagaactatGGAGATGAAATCTGCATTGGTGTCGCTGGTTATCCTGAAGGATATTCACCAGGTGACGACATTGATAGAAGTATAAAtcatttaaaagaaaaagtagatGCTGGTGCATCGTTTATTGTAACGCAAATGTTTTATGATGCCGAtaattttgttgaatggGTAAAAAAATGCCGGGAAAATGGTATATTGGTGCCCATTTTTCCAGGCATCATGCCCATTCAAGCTTGGGATTCATTCATTCGAAGAGCAAAATGGAGTGGAGTGAAAATTCCACAACATTTTATGGACGCTCTTGTACCCGTAAAAGacaatgatgatgatgttCGTGAACGTGGTGCCGATTTAATGGTACAGTTCTGTCAAAAATTAATTGATAATGGCATTACCCgtcttcatttttatacCATGAATTTAGAAAAGGCCGTGAAAATGATTATCGAGCGACTGGGATTGCTCGTTGAAGAACTTAAGCAAGTAACTGAAAAACCGGAAAACGAGCTGACGACAAACCGTACGGAAATTTTCCCCAACGGCACCAAACGTGCAAACGAAGATGTTCGTCCTATATTTTGGAGGACTCGTTTAGAGAGCTATATGTCAAGGACAGAGCAATGGGATGAATTCCCTCATGGTCGATGGGGTGATTCTCGTAGCCCTGCGTTTGGTGAATTTGATCCTTCCCGTCATGGCCTACGTCAGTCGGCTGCTGAGATTTTGGCTCTCTGGGGCAGTCCAAAATCCTATAAAGAGCTTGGTGAGCTTTTTGTAAGTTACTGcacaaaaaaacaaaccagtTTACCCTGGAGCGACATGCCCATCTCGGAGGAGGCAAAAGTGATTCAAAGTCAGCTGGAAAATATGAATAGGAGAGCTTATCTCACAATTAATTCCCAGCCTGCTCTAAACGGCGTTAAAAGCTCTGACCCAGTACATGGCTGGGGTCCAACGAACGGATATGTATACCAGAAGCCTTACGTTGAGTTTTTCGTACACCCTTCCTTGATTGAGGAATTGAAATCCTCTCTTCACCAAATGGGAGATATTTCCTACTTCTTCGTTTCTGTTTCTGGGAAACTGGATACCAATGCCGCATATGAAGTTCCCAATGCAGTTACATGGGGAGTATTTCCTAATCGAGAGGTAATTCAACCGACTATTGTTGAATCTACTTCATTCTTGGCCTGGAAAGACGAAGCGTATTCTCTTGGTATGGCTTGGGCTTCAGCCCATGATCCAAAATCTGAAACACACAAGTTATTGGTATCCATGATGTCCAGCTGGGTGCTTTGTGTTATTGTTGACAATAACTATGAACGAGGCCAATCTTTGTTTGACATTTTCTCAAAATTGAGAAGCTTAGAAGATTTCCATCCTGAACTTTACAACGGAGTGGCTAAGTAA
- the rad52 gene encoding DNA recombination mediator Rad52 (previously Rad22) has protein sequence MSFREKQHTIEEEKGGGFGDPYSADEYQYLQASLTRKLGPEYVSRRSGPGGFSVSYIESWKAIELANEIFGFNGWSSCIRSVIIDFLDENKETNRVSLGLSVVVRVTIKDGAYHEDIGYGSIDNCRGKASAFEKCKKEGTTDALKRALRNFGNSLGNCMYDKYYLREIGKMKPPAYQLDSGDLFRKSESGSRGEFMKKRNAPSKSNNRPVVKNEKSFHPSATNPRQENRDPEMYSDEELDNIFVEDDMIAHLAVNDTGSPANKSFEESDVKPKPEPVKPASKPIQRNNTYPMAGAPHSSNEKMKPSGPSLPPKVDELSLNGTSPSSAKFISARAAAAAEGAVSAPNTANFNPRLDSPSIRKSSVVDHSKSVPVHRSVVKPAEKVHIRPSAKVGAPPNASSEQRNSSGTKRSLHETTLFRQNSMETSNGNSMSGSETIPKLSQDDPGNDKKPKTN, from the exons atgtcTTTCCGTGAGAAACAACATAcaatagaagaagaaaaaggtgGTGGATTTGGAGATCCATATTCAGCGGATGAGTACCAGTATTTACAAGCATCACTGACCAGAAAACTGGGCCCAGAGTATGTTTCGCGGAGGTCTGGTCCAGGTGGATTTTCAGTGAGCTATATCGAATCTTGGAAGGCCATTGAGCTTGctaatgaaatttttggatttaatGGGTGGTCATCCTGTATAAGAAGTGTGATTATTGATTTTCTGgacgaaaacaaagaaaccaatCGAGTGAGTTTAGGATTAAGCGTCGTGGTTCGAGTGACTATTAAAGATGGAGCATATCATGAG GATATTGGTTACGGGTCAATAGATAATTGCAGAGGGAAAGCATCTGCGTTTGAAAAG TGTAAAAAAGAGGGAACCACAGATGCCTTAAAACGTGCCCTCAGAAACTTTGGAAACAGTCTTGGAAATTGCATGTATGACAAGTATTATTTACGagaaattggaaaaatgaAACCCCCAGCA TATCAACTTGATAGCGGTGATTTATTCCGCAAGTCAGAATCGGGCTCAAGAGGAGAattcatgaagaaaagaaatgctCCAAGCAAATCCAACAATAGACCAGTCgtcaaaaatgaaaaatcctTCCATCCATCTGCCACCAATCCAAGACAGGAAAACAGAGATCCAGAGATGTATTCTGATGAGGAGTTGGATAATATCTTTGTAGAAGACGATATGATTGCCCACTTGGCAGTTAATGATACAGGATCTCCCGCTAACAAATCATTTGAAGAGTCCGACGTGAAACCCAAACCAGAACCGGTGAAACCAGCTTCAAAACCAATTCAACGAAATAATACATATCCTATGGCTGGGGCTCCTCATTCATCAAACGAAAAGATGAAACCTAGCGGCCCAAGTTTGCCTCCAAAAGTCGATGAGTTAAGTCTCAATGGAACCTCTCCTTCTTCAGCAAAATTCATTAGTGCTcgtgctgctgctgctgctgaaGGAGCTGTTTCCGCTCCTAATACTGCAAATTTCAATCCCCGATTGGATAGTCCATCAATACGGAAGTCGTCTGTGGTAGATCATTCCAAATCCGTTCCGGTCCATAGGTCGGTAGTGAAGCCCGCTGAAAAGGTCCATATTCGACCAAGCGCAAAAGTTGGAGCTCCACCTAATGCTTCTTCTGAACAGCGGAATTCTTCAGGTACAAAGAGGTCTCTTCATGAAACCACGCTCTTTCGTCAAAATTCAATGGAAACAAGCAATGGAAATTCAATGTCTGGTTCGGAAACCATTCCGAAACTATCGCAAGATGACCCTggaaatgataaaaagcctaaaacaaattga
- the rpl3802 gene encoding 60S ribosomal protein L38, with protein MVYRTQRNNSTRFCAQQVTQQVDKMPRQVTDIKLFLQLAHRGDATSARVKKNQNKDVKFKLRCSKYLYTLVVADAKKAEKLRQSLPPALTVAEVGKKA; from the exons ATGGTGTATAGGACACAACGCAACAACTCAACTCGATTCTGTGCACAGCAAGTTACCCAGCAAGTCGATAAAATG CCTCGCCAGGTCACTGATATTAAGCTCTTTTTACAGCTTGCTCACAGAGGTGATGCGACTTCTGCCCGTGTGAAGAAGAACCAAAACAAGGACGTTAAGTTCAAGCTTCGCTGCTCCAAGTACCTCTACACTTTGGTTGTCGCTGATGCCAAGAAGGCCGAGAAGCTTCGTCAATCTCTTCCTCCTG CTCTCACCGTTGCCGAAGTTGGCAAGAAGGCTTAG
- the izh3 gene encoding ER membrane hemolysin-III family protein involved in zinc homeostasis Izh3 gives MVQIQLSGADRAEGVKKRAHGRRHSSYEVEGKRGDIPEEFVVYKFDLFLSRLGDRMKRIEEVGLPTIEEPNTTYEILVRLRNSFIGSTILGKNQVMYFLRMIEEKYQDVLAACDSFPSKVLKALIVLENLLSDLEDIASVESRTTVGEIFEDTKEKLQRAIRAGENRLLHIEEVPLEWKNNPFIVRGYRFYSSKRRCIRSILAFHNETLNIWTHLVALLGFLTVTSYFYPSSTSWISSSVSNRIVRVFFLVCAMKCLACSVTWHTFSSLSKYEHMRRAACMDYVGISALIAASIIAVEFHAFKCHSIFRVLYIAITGSLGCIGIYMPWKKWFNDYNHRSFKIFFFVGLACSGFLPLLTMCYIQGTMRTLIYLKPVFMSIFSYIIGVTFYALHIPEKLSPGIFDIVGNSHQLWHIAIIIGIGFHYYGLKTFETTHREFACECI, from the coding sequence ATGGTTCAAATACAATTGTCCGGGGCAGACAGGGCAGAAGGAGTCAAGAAACGAGCCCATGGCCGGCGACATTCTTCATACGAAGTTGAGGGAAAAAGAGGTGATATTCCAGAAGAATTCGTTGTTTACAAGTTTGATCTATTTCTCAGTCGTTTAGGGGATCGAATGAAGCGAATTGAAGAGGTAGGACTTCCAACAATAGAGGAACCAAATACTACCTATGAAATATTGGTAAGACTACGAAATTCATTTATCGGAAGTACCATTTTGGGGAAGAACCAGGTTATGTATTTTCTTCGGATGATTGAGGAAAAGTACCAGGACGTCCTGGCTGCATGTGATTCATTTCCTTCGAAAGTGTTGAAAGCCTTaattgttttggaaaatttaTTGTCTGATTTGGAAGATATAGCTAGTGTTGAAAGTCGAACAACAGTTGgtgaaatttttgaagataccaaagaaaaactccAAAGAGCCATACGTGCAGGTGAGAATCGGCTTCTTCATATAGAAGAAGTTCCTTTGGAATGGAAAAATAACCCTTTCATTGTTCGAGGATATCGGTTCTATTCCAGTAAACGCCGATGTATTCGCTCTATACTTGCCTTCCATAATGAAACGTTAAATATTTGGACCCATCTAGTTGCACTTCTTGGATTCCTCACGGTCACATCATATTTTTATCCATCGTCTACTTCTTGGATTTCGTCTTCGGTATCTAATCGAATTGTCcgtgttttctttctagtATGCGCGATGAAATGCTTAGCGTGCTCAGTTACCTGGCACACATTTTCCAGTTTGTCCAAGTATGAGCATATGCGACGTGCGGCGTGCATGGATTATGTGGGTATTTCAGCACTCATTGCTGCTTCCATTATTGCGGTTGAGTTCCATGCTTTCAAATGTCACAGCATATTTCGTGTACTTTACATAGCCATTACCGGGTCGCTTGGATGTATAGGAATATATATGCCTTGGAAAAAGTGGTTCAATGACTACAATCATCGTTCCtttaaaatctttttctttgttggtTTAGCCTGCAGTGGATTCTTACCATTACTTACGATGTGTTATATCCAAGGCACAATGAGAACGttaatttatttgaaaCCTGTTTTCATGTCTATTTTTAGCTATATTATCGGAGTCACTTTTTATGCTTTACACATACCTGAAAAGTTAAGTCCTGGCATATTTGACATCGTGGGAAACAGCCATCAATTGTGGCATATTGCTATTATAATTGGTATAGGCTTCCATTATTACGGTCTCAAGACATTTGAAACGACCCACCGAGAGTTCGCCTGTGAGTGTATATAA